A window of Shewanella mesophila contains these coding sequences:
- a CDS encoding aldehyde dehydrogenase family protein, giving the protein MTAPFGGYKQSGNGRDKSLHAFDKYTEIKATWIAL; this is encoded by the coding sequence ATGACGGCGCCATTTGGTGGTTATAAACAATCGGGCAACGGTCGTGATAAGTCATTGCATGCTTTCGATAAATACACTGAGATTAAGGCGACTTGGATAGCGCTTTAA
- a CDS encoding aldehyde dehydrogenase gives MSIPQSREQWQQMADSLSINGQAFINGEYCAAVSGETFDCVSPIDGKVLTKVSSCDLADANIAVAKAREVFERGDWSQMAPVKRKQVMIRFAELLEQNQDELALLETLDMGKPIRYSGSVDVAGAARAIRWSGEAVDKIYDEIAPTAHNEIGMITREAVGVVAAIVPWNFPLLMACWKLGPALATGNSVVLKPSEKSPLTAIRMAQLAIEAGIPKGVLNVLPGFGHTVGKALALHMDVDTLVFTGSTKIAKQLMIYAGESNMKRVWLEAGGKSPNIVFNDAPNLQEAAVAAASAIAFNQGEVCTAGSRLLVEAGVKDELIKLIEAEMQAWQPGHPLDPATTCGAVVDKQQLDNVLGYIRAGVAEGASLVQGGQQVMAESGGVYVEPTIFSNVNNEMTIAKEEIFGPVLSVITFEGMDEAIRIANDTIYGLAAGVWTSDISKAHKTAKALRSGMVWINHYDGGDMTAPFGGYKQSGNGRDKSLHAFDKYTEIKATWIAL, from the coding sequence ATGAGTATTCCCCAAAGTCGTGAACAATGGCAGCAAATGGCAGATTCGCTTTCTATTAATGGTCAAGCATTTATCAACGGTGAATACTGCGCGGCAGTGTCTGGTGAAACCTTCGATTGTGTTAGCCCAATCGATGGAAAAGTGCTGACCAAGGTATCTAGCTGCGATCTCGCTGATGCCAATATTGCCGTGGCAAAAGCACGTGAAGTATTTGAACGTGGTGATTGGTCGCAGATGGCTCCAGTTAAACGTAAGCAGGTGATGATTCGTTTTGCTGAATTACTAGAGCAAAACCAAGATGAGTTGGCGTTGTTAGAGACACTCGATATGGGTAAACCCATACGTTATTCCGGTAGTGTTGATGTGGCTGGAGCGGCTCGCGCGATACGTTGGTCAGGTGAGGCTGTCGATAAAATTTATGATGAGATCGCGCCGACTGCTCATAACGAAATTGGTATGATCACCCGCGAAGCTGTGGGAGTTGTTGCCGCTATTGTGCCTTGGAATTTCCCTCTGCTTATGGCGTGTTGGAAGTTAGGCCCTGCACTCGCAACGGGTAATAGTGTGGTGCTAAAGCCCTCTGAAAAGTCGCCATTAACCGCTATTCGTATGGCACAGCTTGCCATTGAAGCGGGTATCCCGAAGGGCGTGTTAAATGTGTTGCCTGGATTTGGTCATACAGTGGGTAAGGCGCTAGCACTGCATATGGATGTCGATACCTTAGTGTTTACTGGCTCAACTAAGATTGCCAAGCAGTTGATGATTTATGCGGGTGAATCCAACATGAAACGCGTCTGGTTAGAGGCTGGTGGAAAGAGTCCTAATATCGTGTTCAATGATGCCCCAAATCTGCAAGAAGCCGCCGTTGCGGCGGCGTCAGCCATCGCATTCAACCAAGGAGAAGTGTGCACCGCAGGTTCGCGCTTATTGGTAGAAGCAGGGGTTAAGGATGAGCTGATAAAGCTTATCGAAGCTGAAATGCAAGCATGGCAGCCAGGGCATCCACTGGATCCCGCAACAACGTGTGGTGCAGTGGTCGATAAACAGCAGCTAGATAATGTACTGGGCTATATTCGTGCTGGTGTTGCCGAGGGGGCGAGTTTGGTACAGGGCGGTCAGCAAGTGATGGCTGAATCGGGTGGTGTTTATGTTGAACCCACGATCTTCTCAAATGTGAATAATGAGATGACCATTGCCAAAGAAGAGATCTTCGGCCCTGTATTGTCAGTCATTACTTTCGAAGGGATGGATGAGGCGATACGCATCGCAAACGATACCATTTATGGCCTAGCGGCTGGTGTTTGGACCTCTGATATCAGTAAAGCCCATAAAACCGCAAAGGCGTTACGCAGTGGTATGGTATGGATTAATCATTATGACGGCGGTGACATGACGGCGCCATTTGGTGGTTATAAACAATCGGGCAACGGTCGTGATAAGTCACTGCATGCTTTTGACAAATACACTGAGATCAAAGCGACTTGGATAGCGCTATAG
- a CDS encoding aspartate aminotransferase family protein — MEDFKNTGQTNVGSLDHYWMPFTANRQFKQSPRLLAQAEGMYYKDVDGRPVLDATAGLWCCNAGHGRKAISEAVSKQIHEMDYAPSFQMGHPLAFQLAERLADIAPKGINKVFFTNSGSESVDTALKIALNYHRARGEATRTRFIGRELGYHGVGFGGISVGGIGGNRRTFSQQLLQGVDHLPHTLDINTNAFCKGLPETGAEKAEVLEQLVLLHGAENIAAVIVEPMSGSAGVILPPQGYLKRLREITQKHGILLIFDEVITGFGRVGAAFASERWDVKPDMITTAKALNNGTIPMGAVLIDDAIYDASMDAPEGAIELFHGYTYSGHPVAAAAALATLDIYKEEQLFERSKSLEDYFQQAVHSLKGLPNLIDIRNTGLVAGIQFAPSDKGIGKRGFGIFETCFKSGTLVRATADIIALSPPLIVDKQQIDHMVNTLSDAIKAVG, encoded by the coding sequence ATGGAAGACTTTAAGAATACAGGGCAAACAAACGTAGGTTCACTCGACCACTATTGGATGCCATTTACCGCCAATAGACAGTTTAAACAAAGCCCGCGATTACTGGCACAAGCCGAAGGTATGTATTACAAGGATGTCGATGGACGCCCGGTACTAGATGCTACCGCTGGTCTATGGTGTTGTAATGCTGGACACGGACGTAAAGCAATCTCAGAGGCGGTAAGTAAGCAGATCCACGAGATGGATTATGCACCCTCTTTTCAAATGGGTCACCCATTAGCCTTCCAGCTCGCAGAGCGTCTCGCCGACATCGCCCCTAAAGGCATCAATAAGGTGTTCTTTACCAACTCTGGTTCTGAATCGGTAGACACGGCATTAAAAATTGCACTCAATTATCATCGTGCCCGTGGTGAAGCCACGCGTACTCGCTTTATTGGTCGAGAACTTGGTTATCATGGTGTGGGATTTGGCGGCATCTCTGTCGGAGGCATAGGTGGAAACCGTCGCACCTTCAGCCAGCAGTTGCTGCAAGGGGTTGATCATCTTCCCCACACTCTCGATATCAATACCAATGCTTTTTGCAAAGGCCTGCCCGAAACGGGCGCCGAAAAAGCAGAGGTACTTGAACAGCTGGTTCTGCTTCATGGCGCCGAAAATATTGCAGCGGTGATCGTCGAACCTATGTCGGGTTCTGCGGGGGTAATTTTACCGCCACAAGGTTACTTAAAAAGACTAAGAGAGATCACCCAGAAACACGGCATCCTACTGATCTTTGATGAAGTTATCACAGGTTTTGGTCGTGTAGGTGCCGCCTTCGCGAGTGAGCGTTGGGATGTAAAACCTGACATGATCACAACAGCCAAAGCACTCAACAACGGCACAATTCCAATGGGTGCAGTGCTTATCGACGATGCCATCTACGATGCCAGTATGGATGCGCCAGAGGGCGCAATAGAACTGTTCCATGGTTATACCTATTCAGGTCACCCAGTGGCAGCAGCTGCAGCATTAGCCACTCTGGATATCTATAAAGAGGAGCAGCTATTTGAGCGCAGTAAATCACTTGAAGATTATTTCCAGCAGGCGGTTCATAGCTTAAAAGGCCTACCTAACCTTATCGATATTCGTAATACAGGGTTAGTCGCCGGTATTCAGTTCGCCCCCAGTGACAAGGGCATTGGCAAACGTGGATTTGGTATTTTCGAGACCTGTTTTAAGAGCGGCACATTAGTGCGCGCAACGGCTGACATTATCGCACTTTCGCCACCACTTATCGTCGACAAACAACAAATTGACCACATGGTTAACACCTTGAGCGATGCGATTAAAGCCGTAGGCTAA
- a CDS encoding cupin domain-containing protein codes for MDIGANLKAVRKMKGLSQRELAKRAGVTNSTISMIEKNSVSPSVSSLKKVLSGLPMSLVDFFSIEETLPSEQKVVYRAGELLDIGDGNLDYKLIGRDYPNRSMSVMNEVYPPGSDTGEEMLQHEGEEAAMVIEGKIEITVGDEVFILAEGDSYYFNSELPHRFRNPFDLPCRIVSATTPANF; via the coding sequence TTGGATATCGGCGCAAATCTCAAAGCTGTTCGTAAAATGAAAGGTTTATCGCAACGAGAGTTGGCCAAACGAGCCGGCGTGACCAACAGCACTATCTCGATGATCGAGAAAAATAGTGTCAGCCCTTCGGTAAGTTCATTAAAGAAAGTCTTATCTGGATTACCCATGTCTTTGGTTGACTTTTTCTCTATTGAGGAGACGTTACCGTCAGAGCAGAAGGTGGTTTATCGTGCGGGTGAGTTGTTAGATATTGGCGATGGTAATTTAGATTACAAGCTGATTGGACGAGACTACCCAAATCGCTCTATGTCTGTGATGAATGAAGTCTACCCACCTGGTTCTGATACGGGTGAAGAGATGTTACAACATGAAGGCGAAGAAGCCGCGATGGTGATTGAAGGTAAAATTGAGATCACCGTAGGCGATGAGGTGTTTATACTCGCAGAAGGTGATAGCTATTACTTTAATAGTGAATTGCCACATCGTTTTCGTAATCCTTTCGACCTTCCTTGCCGCATTGTGAGTGCCACCACTCCAGCTAATTTCTAG
- a CDS encoding sulfurtransferase, whose product MEYPLVSTAWLEANLFDANVIVLDASMDTVIGKEPIVYDKFVAIPRAHKFDLENVFCDLSSPQTHAMPTVEQFNQGIAHLGIDADSTVVIYDNQGIYSSPRAWWMFKLMGFDRVFVLDGGLPQWLTEERMTTDVYHQDERLPQGDFQAEYQEGLVCNMTYILSRFDANDVQVFDARGAARFNGEVAEPRANVRSGHIPGSINLPFAQVLDGYKLKEVEVLQQLFEQQDNDQTFERIFSCGSGITACILILASVASGHVNAVLYDGSWAEWGSHQQMPISPALSSQQT is encoded by the coding sequence ATGGAATATCCTTTAGTGAGCACTGCGTGGCTGGAAGCTAATTTGTTTGATGCAAATGTGATAGTGCTTGATGCCAGCATGGACACAGTGATAGGCAAAGAGCCTATTGTCTATGATAAGTTTGTCGCCATCCCTAGGGCGCATAAGTTTGATTTAGAAAATGTATTTTGCGATCTATCGTCGCCTCAAACTCATGCTATGCCGACTGTCGAGCAGTTTAACCAAGGAATAGCGCATTTAGGTATCGACGCTGACAGTACTGTCGTTATCTATGACAACCAAGGTATTTACTCATCTCCCCGTGCATGGTGGATGTTTAAGCTGATGGGGTTTGATAGGGTGTTCGTGCTCGATGGTGGATTGCCCCAATGGCTTACCGAAGAGCGTATGACGACTGATGTGTATCATCAAGATGAACGCTTGCCTCAAGGCGATTTTCAAGCTGAGTATCAAGAGGGGCTCGTGTGTAACATGACCTATATACTCTCTCGGTTTGATGCTAATGATGTGCAAGTATTTGATGCCAGAGGCGCAGCGCGTTTTAATGGTGAAGTCGCTGAGCCGCGAGCGAATGTGCGTAGCGGCCATATTCCCGGTTCGATCAATTTACCTTTTGCTCAGGTCCTCGACGGCTACAAGCTAAAAGAGGTTGAAGTGCTTCAGCAGCTGTTTGAACAGCAAGATAATGATCAAACTTTCGAACGTATTTTTAGCTGTGGCTCTGGGATCACCGCATGCATACTAATATTAGCCTCAGTTGCATCCGGTCACGTTAACGCTGTGTTATATGATGGTTCATGGGCCGAGTGGGGCAGTCATCAGCAGATGCCAATTAGTCCAGCCCTATCCAGTCAACAAACTTAA
- a CDS encoding gamma-glutamyl-gamma-aminobutyrate hydrolase family protein, translating to MSEEGLAVIGVTACNQQLGLHPFNIVGEKYLLSIADATSAWPLVIPSLGHCPADTILPRLDGILFTGSPSNIEPHHYDGSPSDIGTLHDPKRDATNLPLLKAAIDAGIPVLAICRGFQEMNVVYGGSLHQKLHQVGKYIEHREDRDAPVEIQYGLSHEIHIEPGGLLHDAWGRNLAEVNSVHTQGVDRLGVGLRPEAYAPDGLIEAFSVKDSKNFALGVQFHPEWKVLDNPFYRSIFTAFNKACQQRAVQRTR from the coding sequence ATGTCCGAGGAAGGACTTGCAGTAATTGGCGTCACAGCTTGCAATCAACAATTAGGCCTGCATCCATTTAATATTGTCGGCGAGAAGTATCTACTGAGTATCGCAGACGCAACGAGCGCTTGGCCGCTTGTGATCCCATCTTTGGGGCATTGTCCCGCGGATACGATTCTTCCACGTTTAGATGGCATACTTTTCACGGGTTCACCATCGAATATTGAGCCTCATCATTATGATGGTTCACCTAGTGATATTGGTACTCTGCACGACCCAAAGCGTGATGCAACCAATTTACCGCTACTCAAAGCAGCTATTGATGCTGGGATACCTGTGCTCGCCATTTGTCGTGGCTTTCAGGAGATGAATGTGGTTTACGGCGGTTCATTACATCAGAAGCTTCACCAAGTGGGTAAATATATTGAACACCGCGAAGACCGCGATGCACCGGTTGAGATTCAATATGGACTCTCTCATGAGATCCACATTGAACCAGGGGGATTGCTTCACGATGCATGGGGCCGCAATTTAGCGGAAGTCAATTCTGTACATACTCAAGGCGTTGACCGTTTGGGTGTTGGATTGCGGCCAGAAGCGTACGCTCCCGATGGATTAATCGAAGCGTTTTCGGTCAAAGATTCGAAAAATTTTGCGCTAGGTGTGCAGTTTCACCCTGAATGGAAGGTATTAGACAATCCTTTTTATCGCTCGATTTTTACCGCCTTTAATAAAGCCTGCCAACAAAGAGCAGTGCAACGAACGAGATAA
- a CDS encoding NAD(P)/FAD-dependent oxidoreductase, giving the protein MSSKPPVHSENYPDSYYFATANALEPQPQLTERISVDVCIVGGGFSGINTSIELAQKGFSVALLEAKRIGWGASGRNGGELIRGIGHNIEQFRNEIGSEGVKAIHEMGFEAVEIVRNRVKEHNIDCNLKMGYCDLAMKPRHMSELEADYQDMLSQGRGESFKLLQKHELGEVIGSDIYSGALVDMNSGHLHPLNLALGEARVARTLGVQMFEYSAATKIIKGDKPRVITEKGEVDCQYLVMAGNAYIGHKLDGYLGGKVLPAGSYLLATEPLTQTQCDEIIPQNMAFADMRIDLDYFHLSQDNRLLFGGLCTYSGKDPKDIDAALRPNLEKVFPQLKGVKIDYEWGGMIGIGANRLPQIGRLTDCPNIFYAQAYAGHGVNATHMAAKLISEALTAQAERFDVFDRVSHMTFPGGPTFRSPMLAAGMLYHRFKDLF; this is encoded by the coding sequence ATGTCCAGCAAACCACCCGTTCATAGTGAAAACTACCCTGATTCCTATTATTTCGCTACGGCAAATGCATTAGAGCCCCAACCTCAATTGACTGAGCGAATCAGCGTCGATGTATGCATTGTCGGCGGCGGGTTTAGTGGTATTAATACCTCGATTGAGCTTGCCCAGAAAGGCTTTAGCGTCGCACTACTTGAAGCCAAACGTATTGGTTGGGGCGCTTCTGGCAGAAATGGGGGCGAACTGATCCGCGGTATTGGTCACAATATCGAACAATTTCGAAATGAGATCGGCAGCGAAGGCGTAAAGGCTATTCATGAAATGGGGTTTGAAGCGGTTGAGATAGTCCGAAATCGCGTAAAAGAGCATAACATCGATTGCAACCTAAAAATGGGTTACTGCGATCTCGCCATGAAACCTCGCCACATGAGTGAACTCGAGGCCGACTACCAAGATATGCTTAGTCAAGGTAGAGGAGAGAGCTTCAAACTACTGCAAAAGCATGAGCTCGGTGAAGTTATCGGTTCTGATATTTATAGCGGTGCCTTGGTCGATATGAATAGTGGCCACCTTCACCCTCTTAACCTTGCCTTGGGTGAGGCGCGAGTTGCCCGCACTTTGGGAGTGCAGATGTTTGAATACAGCGCCGCCACAAAAATTATCAAGGGTGATAAGCCTAGAGTGATAACCGAAAAAGGCGAAGTCGATTGCCAATATCTAGTCATGGCAGGAAATGCCTATATTGGTCATAAGTTAGATGGTTACCTCGGTGGTAAAGTGCTCCCAGCGGGCAGCTATCTGCTCGCAACAGAGCCGCTTACCCAAACTCAATGTGATGAGATCATCCCGCAGAATATGGCCTTTGCCGATATGCGTATTGATCTGGATTACTTCCACCTTTCTCAAGATAATCGCCTGCTATTTGGCGGCCTATGCACCTATTCGGGCAAAGATCCCAAAGATATCGATGCGGCACTTAGGCCTAATCTTGAGAAGGTTTTCCCGCAATTAAAAGGCGTCAAGATCGACTATGAATGGGGCGGAATGATAGGGATTGGCGCCAACAGATTGCCCCAAATAGGCAGACTCACCGATTGTCCCAATATCTTTTACGCTCAAGCTTATGCAGGGCATGGTGTCAATGCGACACATATGGCTGCAAAACTTATCAGTGAAGCCTTAACGGCGCAAGCAGAGCGATTTGACGTGTTCGATAGAGTGTCGCATATGACGTTTCCTGGGGGGCCCACCTTTAGGTCGCCTATGTTAGCCGCTGGTATGCTTTACCATAGGTTTAAGGATCTTTTTTAG